The proteins below come from a single Acidovorax sp. NCPPB 4044 genomic window:
- a CDS encoding protein-disulfide reductase DsbD family protein, producing MPVRPLQRLLLTLFFIAACALAAPASAQFSSQPGAGGGGSGSSTVTTPHVRAELVAHAPDGVGPGKPLWLGLSIAHQPEWHTYWKNSGDSGLPTQLEWRQLPAGIEAGEIAWPVPRKIPIGTLANYGYEGTVLLPVPMAVSSAFAPGPFERNATFTLQASWLVCRKECIPEEGTFTLQVPLASTTAMNALAFEAARLAHPQPLPAPAAAAAGGTRSHARVERGMLVLTVAGLPETVRGKPLDFFPETPGVIETAADGMQDWQGDVWTARVPISPQRSESPMPLPVVLAHGGRGWRAELPVEGGWPRPASAATVSPALEAALRANAQEQSQQQPLPPAAATPASAGLLATALLGALLGGLVLNLMPCVFPVLAIKVVGFARHGQDRRAHRLGGLAYTAGVVLSFLALGGAMLALRAAGEAVGWGFQLQSPAVVAALAALFTLIGLNLAGVFEFGRMLPSSLAGLQARHPVADAFLTGVLAVAVASPCTAPFMGASLGLTATLPAAQALAVFAALGLGLALPYLAASWVPAVARALPRPGAWMDTLRRFLAFPMFATVVWLVWVLGQQSGIDGAAALLALLVALGMVVWSLTLAGRVRIAIATISIAIFAMFAAAWGPKVIEMAPVAEAAPPRGGAAAATAWQPWRPGLADELLAQGRPVFVDYTAAWCVTCQFNKKTTLASDAVLRDLAGKNVALLRADWTRRDPAITAALAQLGRSGVPVYVLQAPGKAPVVFSEILGERELRSAVAAL from the coding sequence ATGCCCGTCCGCCCTCTGCAGCGCCTGCTGCTTACTCTCTTTTTCATAGCAGCTTGCGCCCTGGCGGCGCCGGCATCCGCGCAGTTTTCCTCGCAACCCGGTGCCGGCGGAGGCGGCAGTGGCAGCAGCACCGTGACCACGCCGCACGTGCGCGCCGAACTGGTGGCGCACGCGCCCGACGGCGTGGGCCCGGGCAAGCCGCTCTGGCTGGGGCTGTCGATCGCGCACCAGCCCGAGTGGCACACCTACTGGAAGAATTCCGGCGATTCGGGCCTGCCCACGCAGCTCGAATGGCGCCAGCTGCCGGCCGGCATCGAGGCCGGCGAGATCGCCTGGCCCGTGCCGCGCAAGATCCCCATCGGCACCCTGGCCAACTACGGCTACGAGGGCACGGTGCTGCTGCCCGTGCCGATGGCCGTCTCCAGCGCCTTCGCGCCCGGGCCCTTCGAGCGCAACGCCACCTTCACGCTGCAGGCCTCGTGGCTGGTGTGCCGCAAGGAATGCATCCCCGAGGAAGGCACCTTCACGCTGCAGGTGCCGCTCGCCAGCACCACGGCGATGAACGCGCTGGCCTTCGAGGCCGCGCGGCTGGCGCACCCGCAGCCGCTGCCGGCCCCGGCGGCCGCGGCCGCCGGCGGCACGCGCAGCCATGCGCGCGTGGAGCGCGGCATGCTGGTGCTCACCGTGGCCGGCCTGCCCGAGACGGTGCGCGGCAAGCCGCTCGATTTCTTCCCCGAGACGCCCGGCGTGATCGAGACCGCCGCCGACGGCATGCAGGACTGGCAGGGCGATGTCTGGACGGCACGCGTGCCGATCTCGCCGCAGCGCAGCGAAAGCCCCATGCCGCTGCCCGTGGTGCTCGCGCACGGCGGCCGCGGCTGGCGCGCCGAACTGCCGGTGGAAGGCGGCTGGCCGCGGCCGGCGTCGGCCGCCACGGTGTCGCCCGCGCTCGAAGCCGCGCTGCGCGCCAATGCGCAGGAACAGTCGCAGCAGCAACCGCTACCGCCGGCCGCCGCCACGCCGGCTTCCGCGGGCCTGCTGGCCACCGCGCTGCTGGGTGCGCTGCTCGGCGGGCTGGTGCTGAACCTCATGCCCTGCGTGTTCCCGGTGCTGGCGATCAAGGTGGTGGGCTTCGCGCGCCACGGGCAGGACCGGCGCGCCCACCGGCTGGGCGGCCTGGCCTACACCGCGGGCGTGGTGCTGTCGTTCCTGGCGCTGGGCGGCGCCATGCTGGCGCTGCGCGCGGCGGGCGAGGCGGTGGGCTGGGGTTTCCAGCTGCAGTCGCCGGCCGTCGTGGCGGCGCTGGCGGCGCTCTTCACGCTGATCGGGCTCAACCTCGCGGGCGTGTTCGAGTTCGGCCGCATGCTGCCGTCGTCGCTCGCCGGCCTGCAGGCGCGCCACCCGGTCGCCGATGCGTTCCTGACCGGCGTGCTGGCCGTGGCCGTGGCCTCGCCGTGCACGGCGCCGTTCATGGGCGCCTCGCTCGGCCTCACGGCCACGCTGCCGGCCGCGCAGGCCCTGGCGGTGTTCGCCGCGCTGGGCCTGGGGCTGGCGCTGCCCTACCTCGCGGCCAGCTGGGTGCCCGCCGTGGCGCGCGCCCTGCCCCGGCCCGGCGCCTGGATGGACACGCTGCGCCGCTTCCTCGCCTTCCCGATGTTCGCCACCGTGGTCTGGCTCGTGTGGGTGCTGGGCCAGCAGAGCGGCATCGACGGCGCGGCCGCGCTGCTGGCGCTGCTGGTGGCGCTGGGCATGGTGGTGTGGTCGCTCACGCTGGCGGGCCGCGTCCGCATCGCGATTGCTACGATTTCAATAGCAATCTTTGCAATGTTTGCGGCGGCATGGGGCCCCAAGGTCATTGAAATGGCCCCCGTGGCCGAGGCGGCGCCCCCGCGCGGCGGCGCTGCCGCCGCCACGGCCTGGCAGCCCTGGCGCCCGGGCCTGGCCGACGAACTGCTGGCCCAGGGCCGGCCGGTGTTCGTGGACTACACCGCCGCCTGGTGCGTGACCTGCCAGTTCAACAAGAAGACCACCCTCGCGAGCGATGCCGTGCTGCGCGACCTGGCCGGCAAGAACGTGGCCCTGCTGCGCGCCGACTGGACCCGCCGCGACCCGGCCATCACCGCCGCGCTCGCGCAGCTCGGCCGCAGCGGCGTGCCCGTCTACGTGCTGCAGGCCCCGGGCAAGGCGCCCGTGGTGTTCTCGGAGATCCTGGGCGAGCGGGAACTGCGGTCGGCGGTGGCGGCGCTATAG